From the genome of Uranotaenia lowii strain MFRU-FL chromosome 1, ASM2978415v1, whole genome shotgun sequence, one region includes:
- the LOC129744015 gene encoding uridine diphosphate glucose pyrophosphatase NUDT14-like: MNDISNIHYGPLPADSPYVKPFRFYYTQNGKEKNWDLLKVHDSVSIIIFNITRQKLVFVKQFRPAVYHGLVSVEAGSEGKPIDMNKFPPSLAVTLELCAGIIDKPIPVAEIAREEVLEECGYNVPVARLEEIMSYRSGVGTSGALQTLFYVEVTDADKIPTGGGGVDDEIIEVVEYSIEEARKLTEKGVVLTSPPSFLFGVLWFLTNRAPKA; encoded by the exons ATGAACGACATTAGCAACATTCACTATGGGCCACTTCCGGCAGATTCGCCTTATGTGAAACCTTTCCGCTTCTACTACACCCAGAACGGAAAGGAGAAGAATTGGGATTTGCTAAAGGTTCATGATTCCGTATCGATCATTATATTCAACATCACTCGGCAGAAGTTGGTTTTTGTGAAGCAATTTCGACCAG CTGTGTATCACGGGCTTGTCAGCGTGGAGGCTGGATCCGAAGGAAAACCCATCGATATGAACAAGTTTCCTCCGAGCCTGGCCGTTACACTGGAACTTTGTGCAGGAATTATTGACAAGCCCATTCCGGTGGCTGAAATTGCCCGAGAGGAGGTCCTGGAGGAATGTGGCTACAATGTACCAGTCGCACGGCTAGAAGAGATTATGAGCTACCGTTCGGGAGTGGGAACTTCGGGAGCCCTACAGACCCTGTTCTACGTGGAAGTTACCGATGCGGATAAAATTCCGACTGGAGGTGGTGGCGTTGACGATGAGATTATCGAGGTCGTCGAATACAGCATAGAGGAGGCCCGGAAGCTTACCGAGAAAGGAGTAGTTCTGACGAGCCCGCCGTCTTTTTTGTTCGGTGTACTTTGGTTTTTGACCAATCGAGCACCCAAGGCTTAG